A stretch of Cucumis sativus cultivar 9930 chromosome 2, Cucumber_9930_V3, whole genome shotgun sequence DNA encodes these proteins:
- the WRKY9 gene encoding probable WRKY transcription factor 21 isoform X1, with protein sequence MEEVEEANKSAIESCHGVLNLLLQPPPSPHHHQHHFKNLMLETKEAVFKFKKVISLLNSDFSHPRFRNFNKIPLPLPQNSLLDSPNYTLHPPNKNLFNSPPGFNSKVSILLGNPDLELSQNDKNSLHIPKQSPSLSFSFPHHHHPQQQQQQQQQQQSLLAHQKQMKHQAEMMFLRNNNGMNLNFDTSNCTMTMSSARSFISSLSMDGSVIGDRSSFHLIGPSTTTTTTSGNSKRKFSARGEEGSLKCGSTSKCHCSKKRKHRVKRSIKVPAISNKLADIPSDDYSWRKYGQKPIKGSPHPRGYYKCSSIRGCPARKHVERCLEDPSMLIVTYEGEHNHPKMSTQSAHT encoded by the exons atggaAGAGGTTGAAGAAGCTAACAAATCAGCCATTGAGAGCTGCCATGGAGTTTTGAATCTTTTACTTCAACCTCCTCCTTCtcctcatcatcatcaacaccatttcaaaaatttaatgCTTGAAACTAAAGAAGCTGTTTTCAAGTTCAAGAAAGTGATTTCTCTTTTGAACTCTGATTTTAGTCATCCAAGATTTagaaatttcaacaaaatccCTCTCCCTTTACCTCAAAATTCCCTATTGGATTCCCCTAATTACACTCTACATCCTCCAAACAAAAATCTTTTCAATTCCCCCCCTGGTTTTAATAGCAAAGTTTCAATTCTTTTGGGAAACCCAGATTTAGAATTGAGTCAAAATGATAAGAATTCCCTTCATATCCCCAAACAATCTCCTTCTTTAAGCTTTAGCTTCCcccatcatcatcatcctcaacaacaacaacaacaacaacaacagcaACAGAGCCTTCTAGCTCATCAGAAACAAATGAAACACCAAGCTGAAATGATGTTTCTTAGGAATAACAATGGGATGAATCTGAATTTTGATACATCTAACTGTACAATGACAATGTCATCAGCTagatctttcatttcttcattgaGTATGGATGGCAGCGTCATTGGCGACAGAAGCTCGTTTCATTTGATTGGACCGTCAACCACGACCACGACAACGTCAGGCAATAGCAAGAGGAAGTTTTCTGCTAGAGGAGAAGAAGGGAGCTTGAAATGTGGAAGCACTAGTAAATGCCATTGCTCAAAGAAGAG GAAACATAGAGTGAAGAGATCAATAAAAGTACCTGCCATAAGTAACAAACTTGCAGATATTCCTTCCGATGATTATTCATGGAGAAAATATGGGCAAAAGCCAATTAAGGGTTCTCCTCATCCAAG GGGTTACTACAAATGCAGCAGCATAAGAGGTTGTCCGGCAAGAAAGCATGTCGAGCGGTGCTTAGAAGACCCGTCGATGCTTATTGTAACATACGAAGGAGAACATAATCACCCGAAAATGTCGACGCAATCTGCACACACTTAG
- the WRKY9 gene encoding probable WRKY transcription factor 21 isoform X2, protein MEEVEEANKSAIESCHGVLNLLLQPPPSPHHHQHHFKNLMLETKEAVFKFKKVISLLNSDFSHPRFRNFNKIPLPLPQNSLLDSPNYTLHPPNKNLFNSPPGFNSKVSILLGNPDLELSQNDKNSLHIPKQSPSLSFSFPHHHHPQQQQQQQQQQQSLLAHQKQMKHQAEMMFLRNNNGMNLNFDTSNCTMTMSSARSFISSLSMDGSVIGDRSSFHLIGPSTTTTTTSGNSKRKFSARGEEGSLKCGSTSKCHCSKKRVKRSIKVPAISNKLADIPSDDYSWRKYGQKPIKGSPHPRGYYKCSSIRGCPARKHVERCLEDPSMLIVTYEGEHNHPKMSTQSAHT, encoded by the exons atggaAGAGGTTGAAGAAGCTAACAAATCAGCCATTGAGAGCTGCCATGGAGTTTTGAATCTTTTACTTCAACCTCCTCCTTCtcctcatcatcatcaacaccatttcaaaaatttaatgCTTGAAACTAAAGAAGCTGTTTTCAAGTTCAAGAAAGTGATTTCTCTTTTGAACTCTGATTTTAGTCATCCAAGATTTagaaatttcaacaaaatccCTCTCCCTTTACCTCAAAATTCCCTATTGGATTCCCCTAATTACACTCTACATCCTCCAAACAAAAATCTTTTCAATTCCCCCCCTGGTTTTAATAGCAAAGTTTCAATTCTTTTGGGAAACCCAGATTTAGAATTGAGTCAAAATGATAAGAATTCCCTTCATATCCCCAAACAATCTCCTTCTTTAAGCTTTAGCTTCCcccatcatcatcatcctcaacaacaacaacaacaacaacaacagcaACAGAGCCTTCTAGCTCATCAGAAACAAATGAAACACCAAGCTGAAATGATGTTTCTTAGGAATAACAATGGGATGAATCTGAATTTTGATACATCTAACTGTACAATGACAATGTCATCAGCTagatctttcatttcttcattgaGTATGGATGGCAGCGTCATTGGCGACAGAAGCTCGTTTCATTTGATTGGACCGTCAACCACGACCACGACAACGTCAGGCAATAGCAAGAGGAAGTTTTCTGCTAGAGGAGAAGAAGGGAGCTTGAAATGTGGAAGCACTAGTAAATGCCATTGCTCAAAGAAGAG AGTGAAGAGATCAATAAAAGTACCTGCCATAAGTAACAAACTTGCAGATATTCCTTCCGATGATTATTCATGGAGAAAATATGGGCAAAAGCCAATTAAGGGTTCTCCTCATCCAAG GGGTTACTACAAATGCAGCAGCATAAGAGGTTGTCCGGCAAGAAAGCATGTCGAGCGGTGCTTAGAAGACCCGTCGATGCTTATTGTAACATACGAAGGAGAACATAATCACCCGAAAATGTCGACGCAATCTGCACACACTTAG
- the LOC105434597 gene encoding chlorophyllase-1, with protein sequence MAAAAVVKEEGKSVSCAVDPSEVFEKGKYEVRSMTKKSGMFIFTPTTPASHGYVIAAPQLYVMPTTSEMQEVKSATEVIKWLASGLNPLLPTNVEGDISKLSLVGHSRGGKTAFSLALGICRPSLPFSAVIGIDPVAGTKCFQPQPHILPPLSEPFKISAPITVIGTGLGPKSASPITCPCAPDGFNHVAFFSKNVGLLAPILWLWTMVIWTC encoded by the exons ATGGCGGCAGCAGCAGTGGTGAAAGAAGAAGGTAAATCAGTATCATGTGCAGTGGATCCAAgtgaagtttttgaaaaaggaaaatatgaaGTAAGATCAATGACCAAGAAATCAGGCATGTTTATCTTCACACCCACAACTCCAG CTTCCCATGGCTACGTCATTGCTGCCCCACAG TTGTATGTGATGCCAACTACAAGTGAAATGCAAGAAGTAAAGTCAGCAACAGAAGTAATAAAATGGTTAGCATCAGGACTTAACCCATTACTCCCAACCAACGTGGAAGGAGACATTTCAAAGCTAAGTCTAGTAGGCCACAGCCGAGGTGGAAAGACCGCCTTCTCCTTAGCCTTAGGCATCTGTCGCCCTTCCCTCCCCTTCTCTGCCGTAATCGGCATCGACCCAGTCGCCGGAACCAAATGCTTCCAACCCCAACCCCACATCCTACCACCTCTCTCTGAACCCTTCAAAATTTCTGCACCCATCACAGTCATTGGGACCGGGCTGGGTCCCAAGTCGGCGAGTCCGATCACATGCCCCTGCGCCCCTGATGGCTTCAACCATGTTGCgtttttctcaaaaaatgTAGGCCTACTTGCGCCCATTTTGTGGCTGTGGACTATGGTCATATGGACATGTTGA
- the LOC101214606 gene encoding protein LIFEGUARD 2 has protein sequence MWNHQRKYDVEGGATPLYPTMLESPQLRWAFIRKIYSIITIQLLATVAVAATVVYVRPISTFFSSTGAGLALYILLILTPFITMIPLSCYYQRHPVNLLLLGIFTISFAFAIGLTCAYTSGKVILEAAALTAVVVVSLTLYTFWAAKRGHDFSFLGPFLFGALIVLLIFGLIQAFFPMGRASVMVYGCLASIIFCGYIVYDTDNLIKRYSYDEYIWASIALYLDIINLFLSLLSIFRAADN, from the exons ATGTGGAATCATCAGCGGAAGTATGATGTCGAGGGCGGAGCAACACCTCTGTATCCCACGATGTTGGAGAGTCCACAGCTCCGATGGGCTTTCATTCGGAAGATTTACTCTATTATTACCATACAACTGCTCGCCACCGTTGCCGTTGCCGCTACTGTTGTTTACGTCCGACCAATTTCTACTTTCTTTAGCTCAACTGGGGCGGGCTTGGCTTTATACATCCTTCTCATTCTTACACCTTTTATAA CGATGATACCACTCTCTTGTTACTATCAGAGGCATCCCgtcaatcttcttcttttgggTATTTTTACCATATCTTTTGCGTTCGCGATTGGGTTGACTTGCGCGTATACAAGCG GGAAAGTCATTCTCGAGGCTGCAGCTCTAACTGCTGTGGTTGTGGTGAGTCTCACTCTGTACACATTTTGGGCTGCCAAAAGAGGCCATGACTTCAGCTTTCTTGGTCCATTTCTATTTGGTGCTCTGATTGTCCTCCTGATATTTGGTCTGATTCAG GCCTTCTTTCCAATGGGTCGGGCTTCTGTTATGGTTTATGGATGTCTGGCGTCCATCATTTTCTGTGGATACATTGTCTACGACACGGACAATCTCATAAAAAGATACTCATACGATGAGTACATATGGGCATCCATTGCCTTGTATTTAGACATCATCAACCTTTTCCTCTCCCTACTGTCAATCTTCCGAGCAGCTGACAATTGA